The window CCCAATTCGAGACCGACGACTTTGTTGCCCAGTGCCGCCAGGCCCTGCAAAACATCGTCGACACGCTGGCGTGCGCAGGCGCAGGCCCACAGCACATGGCCCGCATGACCTGGTACGTTAAAGACAAGAAGGAATACCTGGCCCGTGGCCGCGAGTTGGGAAAGGTCTACCAGGAAGTCATCGGCAAGAACTACCCGGCCATGACGCTGGTGCAAGTGGCCGATCTGGTGGAAGACCGGGCCCAAGTGGAGATTGAGGTCACGGCGGTGGTGCCCGAGTGAACGAAAAAGGCCTTGGTGAGAAGCTGCAGAAAGCTTAGATCGATCGGCAGATTTAGGCTGGGAGGGGTCAGTCGGCTGTGGCAGAGACGTGATATCCGCAGCTTACCTCTGGCAGGTCGTGAGTCTCATTTTGTGGTGCAAAACCTTTCGGAACATGGTCGGCCTAACCGTCTAAGTCGCCACCGGCCGTTTGAAGGCGGAAAGTGCCATGGCGTTCTCAATATCGGTCTTGAATTGCCTAAGCATTTGCAATACCTCGTCGGCCAGTTTGGCCCAATCGTCCTTTGCCACGTCAATGTATTCGCCGTGGGCTATGGTGTTACGGCGCTTTAAAAGGCTTTCGTCGATGAGGTGAGCCTTCGCCTCGTATGGCGAAGTCTCGAACCCTACGGCGTGAAGAATGTTCTCGAACACCGAAGCGCTAAGGTTGGATTCCGTGTTGATGGCTGTGTCTATCTTCAAATTCGACTTTTCGGCCAGACCCTCTCGAAGAAAGTCAATCAGCGTGGAGTTAACGTGAGACTGCTTCGATTGCTGAACATCATGTAAGGCTTTCTTGAAACCAAGCACTACGAAGCAAGTCTTCAACTGCGAGTAGTTGAGCCCCTGATTGTTGACGTAAGTGATGTACCCAGTTGCCGCGGATTTGATGAATCCTTCCCAGTGCGCATAAAGAAGCGCAACGGAAGCTCGTACCAAAGTTTGTTCCGAGATAAAGGCGGAGCTCTTTACCGCGGCTTTGAGTGTAGATATCTCTTTGACGCGCCAGCTCAACTCCGCGTCCAGGAAATCCTGGAGCTGGTTTTGGGTTTTCAGCCGTCTCATGGCGCGAAGAAAGCTTGGCCCATGGTGAGCAGGTTCGCTAGGCGGGTCGTTCCGCGTACGCCAGCACCTGAATGGGTATTGAATACCGCGTCGGACCAAAGTGCCTGCGCACGGTCGAGCAGAAATTCGTTTCGCGACGCAGCAGGCATGCCAGCTAGTGCCTTGGCGTTCGC is drawn from Limnohabitans sp. 63ED37-2 and contains these coding sequences:
- a CDS encoding RidA family protein — its product is MFNVLQPEGWAPAKGYANGIEARGRMVFVAGMIGWNGQAQFETDDFVAQCRQALQNIVDTLACAGAGPQHMARMTWYVKDKKEYLARGRELGKVYQEVIGKNYPAMTLVQVADLVEDRAQVEIEVTAVVPE
- a CDS encoding MAE_28990/MAE_18760 family HEPN-like nuclease, whose protein sequence is MRRLKTQNQLQDFLDAELSWRVKEISTLKAAVKSSAFISEQTLVRASVALLYAHWEGFIKSAATGYITYVNNQGLNYSQLKTCFVVLGFKKALHDVQQSKQSHVNSTLIDFLREGLAEKSNLKIDTAINTESNLSASVFENILHAVGFETSPYEAKAHLIDESLLKRRNTIAHGEYIDVAKDDWAKLADEVLQMLRQFKTDIENAMALSAFKRPVAT